One Besnoitia besnoiti strain Bb-Ger1 chromosome VIII, whole genome shotgun sequence DNA segment encodes these proteins:
- a CDS encoding rhoptry protein ROP17 (encoded by transcript BESB_084470): MPQWKLKDGNLSSGVATLSPTRSAGRSAVARVRPHEYESSKRTPYTSMVGTTDTGGDLVKQRTNSFSLAEIGAKGESASFQGASERTPTGAQLRDVGIPSPSLDPNSEGHRHPRRTSSIPAPRTVSGLLARMRKKYRGLWKAIDNTFRRWGKSTRHRVADFVRRHVMPRVRRMGLSGKGFPPEVPPLTGVEPGQAVVAQVATQMQAGIRPNYFKFEQLTLREQLVGRYLISAMQNTWFISVPEGRSILLVKRGLIGMGGFGLVYHVEHPVTKQAFALKVFVRDKRKGALLEDMDSEIEEEFDIVKHIAPTWTPLRIYTDLHFMVPLLKLKVDGKPDFQDVRDHFRISNTCLLFPKAQGDMLELADLLRHSDEKVSFTVRMSSTIQMVKLLARFHSRGLVHGDVKLNNFLVEASGLLLLSDFTTIFKGGNEYVPPLATDSYMPPEIAHSWVTRLKRVVKYTSRTDAWMLGVAIYYLWCGTHPFGIMPQSKLIQVVGLLLRVPASALDFSNCHGIPRQFRSMVRRFLDKSPVLRLDPQGALQKYSLLHWTGQDTPERDTMAGPNSLEEEMGRARSSDVPETSEEAHGDEVNA, from the coding sequence ATGCCTCAATGGAAACTGAAGGACGGCAATCTCTCCAGCGGCGTCGCTACGTTGTCACCGACCCGCTCGGCGGGACGCAGCGCTGTAGCACGCGTCAGGCCCCATGAGTACGAGAGCTCTAAGCGCACACCGTATACATCAATGGTTGGTACAACAGATACTGGCGGCGACCTTGTAAAGCAACGAACGAATAGTTTCTCCCTAGCTGAGATTGGGGCGAAAGGTGAATCAGCGTCGTTCCAAGGTGCCTCGGAAAGGACGCCAACTGGTGCGCAGTTACGCGACGTAGGCATTCCCTCTCCGTCGTTAGACCCGAATTCTGAGGGCCATCGTCATCCCAGGAGGACCTCATCGATACCCGCACCGAGAACCGTTTCGGGTTTACTCGCCCGGATGCGTAAAAAATATCGTGGATTGTGGAAGGCAATCGACAACACGTTTCGAAGATGGGGTAAAAGCACCCGCCACAGGGTTGCAGACTTTGTCCGAAGGCATGTGATGCCCCGTGTGAGAAGGATGGGACTCAGTGGGAAGGGCTTTCCGCCTGAGGTGCCGCCTCTGACGGGTGTGGAACCTGGTCAAGCCGTTGTCGCACAAGTGGCGACTCAGATGCAGGCTGGCATCCGCCCAAACTATTTTAAATTTGAACAACTTACACTTCGCGAACAACTTGTCGGAAGGTATCTCATTAGTGCCATGCAAAATACTTGGTTTATCTCTGTTCCAGAGGGCCGGTCTATCCTACTGGTCAAAAGAGGATTGATCGGCATGGGCGGTTTCGGTCTCGTCTATCATGTCGAGCATCCTGTGACTAAGCAGGCGTTCGCTCTGAAGGTCTTTGTTCGCGACAAACGCAAGGGGGCATTGCTGGAGGATATGGACTCCGAGATTGAGGAGGAGTTTGATATAGTGAAGCATATCGCCCCAACGTGGACACCGTTGCGCATCTATACGGATCTACATTTCATGGTACCGCTCCTGAAGCTCAAAGTAGACGGAAAGCCCGATTTTCAAGATGTGAGAGATCATTTCCGAATTTCCAACACTTGTCTTCTATTTCCGAAAGCCCAAGGAGACATGCTCGAACTGGCAGACCTACTCAGACACAGCGACGAGAAAGTGTCGTTCACGGTGCGCATGAGCTCTACAATTCAGATGGTCAAGCTGCTCGCGAGATTCCATAGCAGGGGGCTTGTCCACGGTGACGTGAAGCTCAACAACTTTTTGGTTGAAGCGTCAGGATTGCTTCTTCTGTCCGACTTCACCACAATTTTCAAAGGTGGCAACGAATATGTACCACCGCTTGCTACGGACTCCTATATGCCTCCGGAAATTGCGCATAGCTGGGTCACCCGTTTAAAGAGAGTCGTAAAGTATACCTCACGTACAGACGCTTGGATGCTGGGAGTAGCAATATATTACCTGTGGTGCGGTACGCACCCCTTCGGGATCATGCCACAATCCAAGTTAATACAGGTTGTTGGGCTGCTGCTCCGGGTCCCTGCATCCGCTCTGGATTTCAGCAACTGCCATGGAATACCGAGACAGTTCCGCAGTATGGTAAGGCGCTTCCTAGACAAATCACCGGTCTTGCGCTTAGATCCTCAGGGCGCTTTGCAAAAATACTCGCTGCTTCACTGGACGGGGCAAGACACCCCCGAACGCGATACGATGGCAGGGCCGAATTCACTGGAAGAAGAGATGGGAAGGGCGAGAAGCTCTGACGTCCCTGAGACGAGTGAGGAAGCCCATGGTGATGAAGTGAATGCCTGA